The following proteins are encoded in a genomic region of Coffea eugenioides isolate CCC68of chromosome 6, Ceug_1.0, whole genome shotgun sequence:
- the LOC113774791 gene encoding uncharacterized protein LOC113774791, whose protein sequence is MWVAPFKSSFLANHPLTSTFKPARKTCFTTISALTISCRHSPDHDLNKDSPSKKIDNQLGKLAVVTLAAGVLALGAVDPASAAKSGGRVGGQAFKSAAPRPSSPRINNSRTNIYVNPPVAPPLIGGYGYGFGVPFYGGWGWTPFSFFAPGPSVAIGVGGGFDLFLLFLILGAVSAVIRRFLSSRDEDMDEY, encoded by the exons ATGTGGGTTGCTCCGTTCAAAAGTAGCTTCCTAGCCAACCACCCTCTCACTTCAACTTTCAAACCCGCAAGAAAAACTTGTTTTACTACAATAAGTGCACTCACCATCTCATGCAGACACAGCCCAGATCATGACCTCAACAAAGATTCCCCCAG CAAGAAAATTGACAACCAGCTGGGGAAATTAGCAGTTGTGACATTGGCAGCTGGGGTGCTGGCACTGGGGGCAGTTGATCCTGCATCAGCGGCTAAGTCTGGTGGGCGAGTCGGGGGACAGGCTTTTAAATCAGCAGCTCCGCGTCCTTCTTCTCCAAGAATCAATAATTCAAG GACCAATATTTATGTAAACCCACCGGTTGCTCCTCCCCTCATCGGAGGATATGGATATGGGTTCGGAGTTCCATTTTATGGTGGTTGGGGCTGGACGCCATTCTCATTCTTTGCTCCAGGTCCAAGTGTTGCAATTGGCGTTGGCGGGGGATTTGatctctttctcttgtttttgatTTTGGGCGCTGTTTCCGCAGTCATCAGAAGGTTTCTTTCATCAAGGGACGAGGATATGGATGAGTACTAG